TAGCATGATGTCAGTCCCAAAACAGCTaggaaatatttgtgtgtgtaacTTTTTTCCTACTGTGGTTTTCAATTAAATGAGAAGATGGTACAAATTTAGCATGGTAAATACTTGAGACTGTAGGAATACTGTATAGTGTAGGAGTTACCAGTTCCAGTTACCAGTGTTCCAGTCTGTATACTAATTCTTGCGAGATCTATCTAGCAGGTGTAAACTTAGAGGTAGTCAGAGTGGAGATAATGCTCTGATGAAAGATAGTTTGTTGTCTTCCTTCTGCAAGTTCTAATCAGTGTAATAGGGTTggattttagaaaacagaaaagttagGTGTTTCTTCTTGATTCACTAGTTCTTAAACAGTTTGCTGCTTTAATGGATTTGATTGTTGTTTTTGCGGAGTGTCTTTTCAGTACCACTGCTGTTAGCCACTAACTTGTACTACATCCAGACCTTTGGTTTAACATGCAGCTGCCGTTAGCTACTATTAGTAGATTGCATCTCACGTTTTCTGTCCACAGTGCTAGTATGTTTGATCCTTTGCAGAGCTGGTGCAGAGCCTTGCTTTGCGTGTTTCACCAACAGTTTCTTCACAAGACTGCAAggaggtgttttttttaaacagactcCTCTTCCCCTGCGGTTAGATCAGATGCTTCTTTCTAGCCTGAGACAACACAAAATATCCTTTAGAAAAGATGTGAATGCTATGTCCCAGCATTGTTTAGCAGCTGTGCTTCTCTGAACCTGGGCAGAAAGATGGTTCAGGTGGTCTCAGATGGTACAGCTGAGAGAAGATAGCCTTACCTGCCTCTTCTGCAAGCTACTGCTGATAGTGTTAAGTTCATAATTGATACCTGCTCTGTGGTAAAATAATATGCTGTCAGTTCTGTTCCCAGTATGCCTATAATTGCAGTTATTAAGACTGACAAACGAGGAAATGAACTATTATGAGGtgtcagtattttgttttgattttttttaattcaagatgGTACGACTGTTTCAGCACTTTTCATAATTACACATAATCATTCCTGTGCCTTAAAGCTGTAAAAAACTTACTTGCATTTATACTTTTTGCTTGGGTTTTCTGGCCCAccaaaatttcacttttttaattcattaataaTGAGTTGTCTTAATAGCTCAAAAGTATCAAACTAGTAGAGAGAACAGAGGCATGAAAACCTTTCTGAACAAAATGTTCATTTGGTCAAGCAATAAAttcatctaatttttcttttaaatctttagTAATAGTTGACAGTTCCAATACAGAGGTACTGGAGATCAGCATCTTCTACAATGGCAACATGTTTTCAGTCTTGAGCACTTAGTAACTGGTAAGCATGCAACAGCAGAAGTCACTGCTCATTTTAGACAAGGAACAAGTAATTTGTTCAGTTGTTTTCATGTTGAAGGATACGTTAACAGAAATTGACCAAATacaatgttttaaatacagaaactctgaaaactAACATTGGTACTATAAGATTTATAGCCTTTCTTgtgtgatatttttattttgcaagtgaCTTTTGATTGTTCTTGAAAAACATTCTGCATATGTTACAAAAACAAGTCTCAGTGACTGTTGTGTCTAGGTTTAGATAAAGATTCAGCATGTAAGTTTGCCAGTATGCTTGTCTACACTTGATCAAATATGCATCATGAATGAATATTTGACGTATGTATGAGCAAATAATGGCCAGAAGTAGCTAAGACATTTCTAACACTAAGCTATTAACAATGGTATCTAACTCAAGAAGCAGAACAGTTAGCGATTAACTTTATATGCAGAGACAACGTTCTTTATACTGTATCTCTGGTAACTTAAggctctttttttaagaaaaaaaacacaacagtgTTTGAATGTCACTAGCCTATTGTCATGTGTACAGTATTGGACACAttataatttttacatttcaccTTCTAGCACCTGTAGCAAAATGGGTCACTGACTTCCTTTTGATTTGGTAATTCTTTACTTAATCATGAATTTTATGTTCTCGTCtgttggcgggggggggggaagaaaagcacTGATATGGGAGTGTAGGAATCAGTTTTAGCACATGTATTCAGGTCACACACAGATGAATTAATATTGCTACTCTGATCTCTATTCTGAAACCAGTTATTTGATGGACTGGTATTAAGTGTGGGCAACTGTATGGTCACTCAAAAGCAACCTGAGTGATAAACATGCTCTTAAATTAACCTTTATTGTGAAAGCACAGTATGGCACTGACCTAAAACTACTTTCCTTAAAGGCATGTATACTAAATTAGTGTATCTGTTTCTCTACCAAACACCTGCTTTGCATCTGATAATTATCAGTGTTCACTGAATGaattaactgaaataaaacatatctTGTGAATGCACTGAATTATATCatcagggtttttttattgACTAGACACAAATTTGctatcattaaaaaacaaatacaagttAAATAAATTTCAACAACAATCAGCTCACCAGGTCAGCTggtattttgaaagagatgttgtTGACATGCAACTGAATATTTAGTAAAATAAGATGCATATAAGATTACATTGTTTGAATGGTTTATCATGGTTAAAACAGCCTTTTAACTCTAATGGTTCTGCATAGCCATTTAGAAAGGgatgtctttaaaaatttaatcttaaaaatcattttcttccttcaaaaagGTAATTACTTATatatattactgaaaaatatgcatGGTTTTGCTATTAGTTATTTTGTGATTTGCTGTCTTTCTCAGCTGTTAATGTAGACTGCTGACTTACTGTTACTCATTACCATATGCTGTCTCtatctgtttttgttgttttgcaaaatactCTTCCTTTGTATTGTAATCCAATCCAGTATAGAAGCTCAATGGGAGTCCCTAAACTagaagagagagggggaaaaccATATGTTCTAAAATAACAGCTGAACATAAGTGGGTAAtttatacttgaaaaataaactgacaGATTATCAGCATATTTGTCAACATGGTGAAGGGACTAAAGCAATGCTGAAAGCAAATGAGTTGCATGCCCTTTATAAATCTGTCTAGCCTTTATGATTCTTACATTAGAGCAGCTACAATGATAAAGCATACAGAATGCATTCTGACAGTGGTCTCTGTGTCACCACCTGCCTTACATTTCTGTAGTTGATAATAACAAGGGGAAGGGAGCATGCAGGAAGTGTGAAGTTCAGATTCTTGCATTAAGTGCCACTACCCAATTGTAATACATTGTTTGGAAgtaaaactataaaaaatagAGCTGTCTGCAAACTTGCAGGAAAAATTTGCACTTTGAACCATTTATTGAAAAAGAGATTCCAGCTCATTAGTCACTTCTGGTATataatttttacaaaatcaaCCATAATTACATTGTTATATtaacaggcattttttttaacaggtaAGGCTTTCAGGGGCACAGATCCCAAGTAAGCATGTTGAAGAGACTTTTCAGTGTTGCTTTCTTCTAAATGAACAGCCTGTAAAGAAATCACAGGAGTATAAATGAATAGGACTTAAATTGTTAAGACTGCCATAAAAAATTGCTTCCTCAAATTCTGCTACAGAATTTGTGTAATAGATTTAAATTTCATATACCACAAAAGGTAAAGATCTAGCACTTTGACTCTTCTCCAATCCAACCAGAATGatattactgttttataaatCATCTTATAATAAGGCTCAGGagtgccttttcttttccccccagcTGTCTTTTTAAATTCCATTCTACTGTTCCACTTCTGATTGATACAAACCCTAAACCGAAACAGCTGCTAAGGCTGTTGAGCAGCTGAAAGGGTTCCAACACTATTTCAGATATTCTGTTCCCCATCAGCTACATGTGTATAGTAGTATATGAAACAAGTACTGCTATATGTAATTCACATACGTTTCTTTATGAATGAAGTCTGTATTCATtctttaaagtaatttaaactCTCAagtattttccagtgttttccaTATCCTAGACCTTGGGCTGTACTTCAAGAGAGTGGTGGTATACCAGTTATCGGCACAGAATGATAAGTGGttatttgctttcttgtaatttatacaaaacaaattttgataGGGAACACTAGCCAAGTAATTGGAAGGAAGAAActttcaaatacttaaaaaacaaaacaacaacaacaaaaaacaaccctcACCACTGACTAGCAGTGGGAGGGATCACTTTAACCTGACAAAAGTACTCTATTCCTTTTAATAGTGAATAAtcacaggattaaaaaaaaaacaaaaaaaccaaaacaaaacaaaacaaaactccagaCTTTGTTCAGAACTAAAATTAAATAGACCATATATGTATCACCATTAGGCTGAAGTAAATTACAAGTCAATGCATCTAAAATCAAATGTGACCAAAATAGAGCTGCTTAGCTGTTTGGCATGTCTATATATCTTTTtaagaagctgcagaaaaacagagccTGCTAACAATGTTTTTGCTAATCAACTCTAAacaatttgagattttttttccaatatctgttttcaaaatcaaagctAAATTATTTGCAGATTATAAATACATGGTCTTAAGCGCAGTATTTGGACTGTTAAAGATTGCCCCTTACCTTCTGTGAGCCTAGCCTTTCCCCCAGTAGGCTGGCATAGGACAGTTGAGCACCCTACACACAGAACTACTGTCTGAGCATGGCTGAATACGGTGGTGATCTTGTAGCATCCTGGAAAACAGCATTATTGTAATCTCTCCATTGAGtgtttctagtttttttttttttattattattattaaagacaGCTCTCAGACACTATTTGTTCCAACTCCTCCTCTAAAGAGAGGAATGTATGTATTTCATTATCTTAACCTATTTCAAAGTACAGGATGCCTTGTAAGAAACTAGACAAGTATCTCTAATGCTTAAACTTCTCCTACAGTGCCCAATAAAAAGCTGATCTGTATTAGTATGTTTTATTACTGGTTCTCTCAAGGTACTTCCAGTGAGAAGCTTAAGAGCAGTACACAAGAGCTGTTCTACAGTTTAAGTAACCAACAGTGTTATTTGACACGCATCACATAATACACCAGACTTCATAATGGTAAATAGTACTAACaatattgtttttccttttatcaaCATACTGATCAAACTAAGATGGCATTGAGACAGGCATGTTACTTGTTCAGCTGCTGTAtagttttagggaaaaaaacccaaaataaaaaatagatgttAAGTTACCCAGGGctatcaaaactgaaaattttcaagttattttctgtatgtgtaATTGAACCAGATACTCTAAATACAGTGGTCCAAAAATGGATCTGTTTGTCATTACACTGCATACTATGTAAACCAAAAGCATTGCTACTGtagtttgaaatatttgcttttattaatacGCATCCAAAAGTGACAGCTAATTGACTGAAATTGTTATGACTGTTTATGAGAGAACTATCAACAAAGCCTGATAGTTGACAAACTCAATTTACTTGCAGTGTCTCCTGCAAACAGGAGGAGTCTGTTACCTTATTTTTATGGCTATCAGAAACTGTTCACAAAACATTTGGAGACTTGTTCTGCTATTTAGTGAAACTGTTCCATGATAGTTATACTTTTTTAATGCATGGGGGGGGAAAGACGGCTATCTCATCCCAAGCTTGAAAGGAGTAAATCAGCAGGAGGTTCTGTAGATACAGGCTAGGATATCTGCTAATGGACCTTTCAGTTGCTTGTCAACGTACATCCTTAGGACAAACTTTGGAATAATCTAAGCTCTTCCTTTGGCAAGTAGCTTACTCCCCTCTTCTACACAGTGGTTATCctcagtttgtttgtttttgtttgtttgctttttaataaagcCAACGGGAGTGAAAGTAGAAGCTGCCACCTACTAGACAATCTTCATACCTTcttcaaacaatttttaaaatgacattagtTCATAATATGCAGGACAAAGCATTCTGTATCTAGAACACAGGTCAAACTGTATGATGCATCCCACCTCCTGTAATACTGCACTGCCATTGCAGACCTCCTGCTTTCCTGACATGGTTCCGGACTACAAGAATCCAGTCTATCTAGAAAAACAGGTAATTTGCTGTGGTAGAGCACTGCTATTGACGAAGTCTGGCAACTGTGAATATAAACATTACTGtacaaaattatttgctttctgtttaatAATTGGTACATATAAGGCACATGCTTGGCTATATTCCACTAAATTAGTgtcatatttaaaacagaagacttGCATAGAAAAACTTCACCCAGTTCCAGATCCAAAAATAGGTATTTTGCAGATGTCTAAACTCCAttacttaagaaaacaaaaatggaattGTTCTCATACATAAAGgcttttttactctttttttttttaattagtcaAGAGGAATTGGAAAGGGAGGTGTTGGAGATGAAAAGATTTATAATGGATTTCAATCCAGATGTGAATATAAACAGACAATTAGCTATTGACAAGCATAGAGGCCATTTTCAGGTGGCATCAGTatctgaaaaaatcagaaagagaagacaaaatagAATATATGATATGAGAAAGGTCATCTTAAACTTCAGAAGAAACCCTGACAAGGAAGGTGGCAGGCACAGAGAATTCCTTTGAGAGAAGATGGCAGCTTTCTATGTTTAAACCATAAATAGCTGCTACCAGGGTAtttgtttggagaaaaaaaaatagaagctaaAACTTAGCAACAGCGAGTGTTGTTTTTCCCCATGATTTTGAACTTCTACATTGATCAGTTTTTATTTGGggtttttcaagaaaaagagcCCAATTAATTTCAACAACTATTTATCATCTTCAGCACCAGTGGATGATACAAAAGGCTGCCCGATGTCACGAGCAGTGCCTCAATGACCATCATTGTTGaagctcttctcttttgctgtaaatatttctaaaactcAGTAAGCAATTAATTCAAAAATTAGGAATGTAACAGATGACCTATGGGCATAAGTTGGCATTTCTAACTGTATCTTAGTGCACACATGTATGAATGCTCGTTTGAAGCAAGTTAAGTTTAAGTAAGTGGCACTaaccatgtatttttttcttaataatcaCATTTTACCTTCAAACagttttaatgaatttataTCATCTTTAGATGGAAAACAATGTTTCACACCATCCTAGAAATCTAAACTACTAAGAAAGAACTAGATAATAACAAATACAAGGAAATGGATACAGCAATGATTCGCTACACTGCGTCTTGTCAGGGTGATCGTGGTTCTAAGTAAGTCCAtgtattttcttactgttttaatcttaattttttttagtatacTTTTACACTGTTTATACTTTTCTTATACTGCAAGAGTGTCGAAGACAAAAGGTACAACCTTTGACAATTTCTGTGCCTCAGTAGGAATGCAGCTGTGCTGATCAAAGAAGCTGGTCAATGGTAGCACATTCTCCTATAACTGTGCCATAAAATGTTATGTTGTAATATGCATAGGCGAGGTTGTACAGATGTTTCTAAGCCAAAATAATTAAAGTCTGTGAAAACTAGACACAGACAATACCTTAAATGTGTCCTATATGTGTGGGTTTCATGTCAAGTTTTACTACTAAACAGAAATACGCAAAGAAGAAAGTGGcgcattttttactttttatgtaAAGTTCCAGTATATTTGATTATATCCCTGCAAAAAAGCTTTCTGGTTGTTCTTCCAGAATCACCCAActtaggagaaaaataatgtcattttCAATTTGAAATTTGTGCAATGgatgttttaaaacatctcttTCATTTTAGTTCTTACACATGGAAAtattggtgtttttttttttttccccacctgccagaatttcagaaagacctccctgcaaaaaacaaacaaaaacataaaaacaccaacatactttcttttctggagGTTTGAAATGATATTAAGACctgatattttaaatcaatttttcaaaaaggttgaaacattttattgtaaagaaaaagcaacagaaatttcaacaatgttttttttttaatctacagaaCATACAAACCACATTTAggtaaattaattttcagaggCCTTTTATGAAGCTGAACTGCATACAAAAtcagtttcatttcttttttaagatataaacattttaagtatttacCTGGGCATTTTACATCCATAAAGTAGGAGTTTGGGCTCTGCACAAGACgtttctttttgtgctttttcttctcatcctcTAGCGAGGGGTGCACTAAATCTCTAGCCAACTGGACACGGAAAAAAAGGCACTGTTAAATAATGTTCAGTCTAGTTAAATAAACAGCCTGCTACAAACTGTATCTTCTGCTGCCTGTAGTTTGCTCCCAGGCATAGCTATAGTTAAGCTATCTGTGTAAACATTTGTTCTTTAGAATTTACAATACCACTGTTGACTTATGTTACTTGAATCCCAGAATAGAAGATGTAGTATATTAGGAGAAGTGCTGTCATTGCAGACGTACAGTGAAGTAGCAATGCTACCGTGTCTGTTTCCCTTGAGTGAAAGGGTTGAAGCAGACAGGAATAACCAAAAAACCCTCACAAACGCTTCCAGGTACTCGGTGAGTATCTTGATTCCTGAAATGCATGCCTGCAAAAGCAAGCATGGAGCTAGCActagaaaggagggagaaagggaaaattaaaaaataaaaaggtggaGCGGGAAGAAGCACTTAACGGATCACGCCGCAGCCTCGGGAAAACGGCCTCTGGGAGCCACGAAGGGACTGCGCGGTGGCGGCCAGCGCCGGAGGGAGCAgggcgcgggcggcagccggcGCGCCGCCAGGCCAGGCCGCGGGCTCGCCcgtccccgcggcgcccgctgcgcaggaggcgccggggccgggcccggccgggccggggcgctgcccgcggccgcggcccgcgcccccggccgggccgggcgcccccgcACGGCGAGGCCGCGGGGCTGCGTCACCCAGGAGCAGCCtccggggccgcgccgccctcgCCCCCCTCCGCGGGCCTCGGCCGGACAcgtcccgcggcgccgcccgccgctgcgCAAACAACTCACGGGCATCTcgccggcggagccgccgccaccgccgccgccgccgcttcccccgggcgcccgccgcttccggcggggcggggcggggcggggtgCGCGCtccgccgggggcggggcctggccccgggggcggggcagcctccggccccgcccccagcgGCCCGCGCGGGGCGTGGGCGCCCTGAGGCGGGCGAGCCGCGCCCTGAGGCGGGCGAGCCGCGCCCTGAGGCGGCTGCCTCGCGCGCGCCCGGGGCGAGTTTGGCGGCCCCTGAGGCACGCGGGAGGGATCTCGTCCCGTACAGAAGCTATTTTTCTgtactgggggaaaaaaatgtaatttccttGCATATAACGTACTTAATTAACCTTTTCCAGGAAATTACCGTAGAGAACCTGTGTTAAATGCACTTCCGGTAAAGAAGTGTTAAAGAGGCGATCTTTATGACGGATCTACTACTTTATCGCAGATAAAATTTAACTTACGGGGAAGTACGGCCTCACGAGGCCTTTTACAACGGTCCTCGTGACACTGCCCTGCCATAAGCATGTCGCGTtccctccagctgcagctcgGGGGCTGGCTATGCGCGGGGGAAAGCACCGCTACGGTACTAGTTCAGCtttcttttatagaaaaaaaatctgtattgcCTTTCCGTGGTTGAATACAtgacacatgaaaaaaatatatttacttgtaaaatacaattttacattttcaaatacaaatgctAAAAACAGTTCATCAGCTTACAGATACTTAGTTCTTTTTTTGCAAGGCATCTTCGTATGTTTATTGATCAAGAGATCAGGATCTCAACTTGAATTCTCAGATCTTAAATGGGGTTTAGAAGACCAATGTGCTTTTATACTAGATGTTGAGTCAAATGTGACTCAATGTTTTATACTTAACCACACCTTACTTCAAACTATATGTAGATACATATTCTTTTGGAGTTCCCCAAccaaatcaaaaagaaaaatagagaacagTTTTTATGTTAGTTATCATTTATGTGTTTAATTCGATTTAGAAAATCTATGAGAAATAAAGATTACTGATAGTGGGAATGAAAAAATAGTCGTTAATGTTGTTATTAAGAGGTAGAAGtctttcataaataataattgTGAGTATAATTTGTAAGACTATTGGATTTAACTGAAACAAGCCCCAAGCTGCATTTAAAAGTGTAATTCACTAAAAGTCCAGTAAGTGGCACAAATACACCTTATAAAAAACACTTACTatgaaaaatctaaaatgtaAAACAGGCAGAATGTCAAGTTACATCCTTTTTGAAGGGAGAACTGGTGCATTTAGTAAAATTTCTATCAAAGAAGTAGATGTAGAAAATACTTCAACTAGACATAAAGGAATTCTCCATGCACCTTCTCTGAAAAAATTATTCAATAATTTTGTCAAAATTTGAATTCATTATATTATACTTTAACATCTAAACTACATAAGGCAGATTAACGTAACTGTTGTCTATGTAGTATATTTGTTAATAATGGTATCTTAAATTTGTTCTGATCTCATAAGAAATATTGCATgaatataaaagctttttttaaaaaaaaatccattattgaagtttcctatttctttctgagaattgttttaatttctcctaAAATACAGAGCTGgaatttcctgccttttcttcctgcaggaTTTTATAAATTTGCCACGTGCAGAAGTGAAGATGTAAATTTTTGTAGAGGCACATCTGTCTGATGACAATATTTCCAAAGCTGAGATGGCATCCCCAATGCTGCCAGCAtacaaagctttcaaaatacattctCCCTCCCTCAAAACCTCATGTTATTCTGTAATAATAGACCCACATGTAGCGCTTCAAGTctttatactgttttttctcGTCTCTCAGTCACAACTGTCACAGTGTAATGTCATATTAGCCTTTTTTCCTTATGCTCTGGAGAGATGATGACACTTTGCAAGTGTATTTTGCAAGTCCTTTTCATTATGTTGTAGGGTCTTTGAAAGGCCTGGACTCATGGTCTGTATGTTATCCTGTGAAGTTAGGAACAGACACTAGTTATCAATACAGAGCAGCTGGCTCAAGTTCTTGCTTCTTAACTGTTTCTACTACCTTTCAGTCTGTTTCAAATATATGGTATTTACCTACAAGCAGAAGAGACTGTATTAAGGCTGTTGATTCAGAATCCAGAAGAGAATTATATGTTTCTTTGGTTATAGTAATACCTTCACAAtattataaagcaaaagaaaacaacaaaaaaccttttCAACTACTGCCCTCCTTCACTTCTTCCTTCTAACTTTCCTTTCATAAAGGTTTTTCCTGCAAGGACCATCCGGTGCCTGAGGAAGACTGTAGATTCACAGTTTACattaaaagcagatttctgcttttaggagcagaaggaaggagCACACAGGATGATCTGAAAACAGGATGTGTTTGGGACACAGCCCTCTATTTGGTTCTCTATTTTAGTTTTACTTGGAgatgtatttccttttcttagcAGCTTGTAGTTGAGCATGACCTGCTAAAGGAGTCAGTTATAATGGATTACATTCAATCTTATGATATAAACCATTTTTTGAAGTACACTATTTGGAAAGCGGAAGTGCAGCACCGACCTTTATGTTGCAAGTTAACTGGAAGAGAAATGTAGTCTGTTTTTGCCAGGTTTGTACCACAGTGTCATGGCGTACAGAGTATATATGCAAGTCCAAGAGAAATTACTTCCCCTTTCCAACCTTctcttggcaaaaaaaaaaaaaaaaaaaaaaaaaaaaaaaaaaacaaaactaatttcagagaaaagaacaagaaacacTGTCTGCTAGAACAACAAGAGAAAATTTCCAGAAGTTGATCTGGagatgtttaaaaacaacataatGATGGttacttttttcctgcataATGAGTGGAAGTCCTTTGCTGTTGCAGAGATGAAGCTGGAGCTCTCTGATGACATGCATTTTGGTAGCCTCTCACCGAGCTGTGCCTGAGACATGCTTTGCGACGTGGGAGGCCACGCTAGAGCGCCTGATCGCACCCGGTACTACTCcgttcttttccttttgcagtctTTGGCAGCGGAGCTTGGGTGGGTTGTTAGGAGTTGCTAAGTGTTGTTGCCAGAATACAGGCTATTGGGGGCGTTTAGTACAGGATATCTTTCAGACTGAGCGTGATCTCCAAGATGTATATTGACtattctagaaaaataaattcacccTAATAAAGCTTCCTGTggtacatttaaaataataaattgtgGATAGGTTTCACTGTGGTATTATCATTAAAACCATTTAGATTTCTATATGTTAACCAATTCTATGATACACTCAAAACTAGTTTCCTGTCAGGTTGTATGTTTGATCTGGAACACTATCTACCTGTGGTTTTGTTCCTATTGCAAAATTAAGTATAGTACTTTTTAACTGGTTATAAATTAATAGTGTAAACCCTGGGATGTGTTCAGTGGGTTTAAATATGGCTTACACTGAGATAGGGCAGATTGGCAAGGGAATTTAAAGAAGGACTACTTTTAGGattaattttattaacaaaCCTTGAACTTCATGGAACTTACAGATAAGAATCTTACAgtgtttttccttcccaggaCTGAAGGAGATCAAACTATACAtactttgtgtattttttcttgttaatagCTTGACTTAATCTCTTCTATATAAAGTTCTgcaacatatatatgtatacatatatacatatgaaGAATTCATACATTTAGGTCACTAGAGTAAAGTATTGCTCTTTCTAAAGaccaaaaaaattaaacatgtgCATTgatgctttttaaagtaaaaaacaagACATACTGAATGCACTGAGACAAAGCATAGATGTATCTACCTGCAGAGCAGGACGTATTTACTAGAACTGGCAAGTAAGTGGCAGTTACTTAAAGGAGTGTCATGTGACAGTCATCGAATGGCTGTAAATTTCAGTGGCGTCTGCCAAAACCGGAGTTGTTAAGCATAAACGTGaaaactattattatttatcagaGTCCAAAAGTTAAGGAGCAAAGCTCATGTTCATGATCTGTACTTAGGTGGCGTTCTGGGAGAGACTGCCTCATAAGCTTAACTTTTTGCAGGACTTGGACCTGTAGACTCCAGTTAGTGCCAGAATAACAGGATCTTGGTTCTACCAACATCTCGGataattctgttgtttttttgaaGCCATGTATTTAAACAATTAAGACTTAAAAAGTCCTACAATTTCTTACACATTGAACAACAGAACTTGATTGAAGAAGGATTTTCACACAGCAATGTGTGTTCTGTATGGAATTCTTTTATACTTAGCTGATCTTTTTGaatagaaggggaaaaagatttttgaatgtTGGGAGTAATGTGTCTATCATTTGAGACAAGTAGAAATAAGTGAGAATTAAGGATCAAGACTAATCTGTtatcttctttaaaatgtagatGTCAGTAAACTAGTCACAAGTATTTTCTGGGATTTTTATGTG
The sequence above is a segment of the Rhea pennata isolate bPtePen1 chromosome 10, bPtePen1.pri, whole genome shotgun sequence genome. Coding sequences within it:
- the RPS27L gene encoding ribosomal protein eS27-like, whose protein sequence is MPLARDLVHPSLEDEKKKHKKKRLVQSPNSYFMDVKCPGCYKITTVFSHAQTVVLCVGCSTVLCQPTGGKARLTEGCSFRRKQH